A region from the bacterium BMS3Abin08 genome encodes:
- the rplJ gene encoding 50S ribosomal protein L10 has protein sequence MRRSLKESDIEYRVVKNTLARIASDETPLSVAKDHFTGPVGLAIGYDDPVIVAKKVLEFAKENEKFGVTCGVIEGRLIDVSALKDVAKLVSREVQLSMLAGALSAPLSKMASLLQATIQRFGYALNALKEKKYEK, from the coding sequence ATGAGACGCAGTCTCAAGGAGTCGGATATTGAATACAGGGTTGTAAAGAACACCCTTGCAAGGATAGCCTCGGATGAGACACCTCTCTCGGTTGCAAAGGATCACTTTACAGGGCCTGTCGGGCTTGCCATAGGCTATGATGATCCCGTTATTGTTGCCAAAAAGGTGCTGGAATTTGCAAAGGAGAATGAGAAGTTCGGTGTCACTTGCGGTGTGATCGAGGGGCGGCTGATTGATGTTAGTGCCCTGAAGGACGTTGCAAAGCTTGTGTCGCGTGAAGTGCAGCTTTCCATGCTTGCCGGAGCACTGTCTGCGCCTCTTTCAAAGATGGCGTCACTGCTTCAGGCGACCATTCAGCGCTTTGGGTATGCTCTCAATGCACTGAAAGAGAAGAAGTATGAGAAGTGA
- the rpmG gene encoding 50S ribosomal protein L33: MRDIILFQCAECKNKNYSTRKNKRNTPDKLRLKKYCRHCRRHTDHKETKA; the protein is encoded by the coding sequence GTGAGAGACATCATTCTGTTTCAGTGTGCGGAGTGCAAGAATAAAAACTATTCCACAAGGAAGAATAAAAGGAATACCCCCGATAAGTTGCGGTTAAAGAAGTACTGCAGGCACTGCAGGAGGCATACGGACCATAAAGAAACAAAGGCATGA
- the rplK gene encoding 50S ribosomal protein L11 translates to MAKKDVIADVRLQIPAGKASPAPPVGPALGPHGINIMDFCKQFNAKTEPMGETIIPVVLTVYADRTFSFITKTPPAAELIKKAVGIIKGSSEPGKDPVGKITSDQIREIAQTKMPDLNAYSVEQAMNIIKGTARSMGVEAVEN, encoded by the coding sequence ATGGCTAAGAAGGATGTTATAGCCGACGTAAGGCTTCAGATACCGGCGGGCAAGGCTTCACCTGCACCGCCCGTAGGTCCTGCGCTTGGACCTCATGGTATAAACATTATGGATTTCTGCAAGCAGTTCAACGCAAAGACCGAACCGATGGGTGAGACCATTATACCTGTTGTGCTCACAGTTTATGCCGACAGGACGTTTTCCTTTATCACGAAGACCCCACCCGCGGCCGAGTTAATTAAAAAAGCTGTCGGAATAATCAAGGGATCTTCCGAGCCCGGTAAGGATCCGGTCGGTAAAATCACTTCTGATCAGATCAGGGAGATTGCACAGACCAAGATGCCGGACCTTAATGCATATTCCGTTGAGCAGGCAATGAATATAATAAAGGGAACGGCCAGGAGCATGGGCGTTGAGGCGGTTGAAAATTAA
- a CDS encoding preprotein translocase subunit SecE gives MFESIKGFFRDVKLELKKVVFPSKDELIGSTWVVIISTMIVAVFLGIVDFVLTRFVKYILR, from the coding sequence ATGTTTGAAAGTATTAAGGGCTTTTTCAGGGATGTAAAGCTGGAATTAAAGAAGGTTGTTTTCCCGAGCAAGGACGAGTTGATAGGCTCTACATGGGTAGTTATAATCTCCACTATGATTGTAGCGGTATTCCTTGGTATTGTTGATTTCGTATTAACAAGGTTTGTGAAATATATTTTAAGGTAG
- the rplL gene encoding 50S ribosomal protein L7/L12, which yields MAEITKEQVFEFIDNMTIIEMSEFIKEFEDRYGVQASAPVAMAAMPAGADAEAAAEEKTSFDVILNAAGDKKIQVIKVVREITGLGLKEAKGLVDAAPKAVKEGVSKDEAESVKAKLEEQGATVEIK from the coding sequence ATGGCAGAGATTACAAAAGAGCAGGTTTTTGAGTTTATCGACAATATGACAATCATTGAGATGTCGGAGTTCATCAAGGAGTTTGAGGACCGTTACGGGGTTCAGGCGTCTGCGCCGGTTGCTATGGCTGCAATGCCTGCCGGTGCCGATGCCGAGGCCGCCGCTGAGGAGAAGACCAGCTTCGATGTCATATTGAACGCCGCAGGTGACAAGAAGATTCAGGTTATCAAGGTTGTCAGAGAGATTACAGGCCTTGGCCTTAAGGAGGCAAAGGGTCTTGTTGATGCTGCCCCAAAGGCCGTAAAAGAGGGTGTATCCAAGGACGAGGCGGAATCAGTCAAGGCAAAGCTCGAGGAGCAGGGAGCTACCGTAGAGATAAAGTAG
- the rplA gene encoding 50S ribosomal protein L1, giving the protein MGKKFEAAKSKVDRTVNYDLDKAIDLVKETSFAGFDETLELAVNLGVDPKKSDQMVRGAVILPHGTGRDVKVLVFAKGEKEKEATEAGADYVGAEDLVEKIQKGWLDFDKAVATPDMMGVVGKLGKILGPRGMMPNPKLGTVTFDVARAVKEIKAGKVEFKVEKGGIIHMPVGKLSFDKEKLSENVKSAIDTIIKVKPSVAKGKYIERVSLSATMGPGVRVDIGTITKKAA; this is encoded by the coding sequence ATGGGTAAGAAGTTCGAAGCGGCAAAAAGTAAGGTTGACAGGACGGTTAATTACGACCTTGATAAGGCGATAGATTTGGTTAAGGAGACCTCTTTTGCGGGGTTCGACGAAACACTTGAGCTTGCTGTCAACCTTGGGGTCGATCCGAAAAAGTCAGACCAGATGGTCAGGGGGGCCGTTATCCTCCCCCATGGTACGGGGCGTGATGTAAAGGTGCTGGTCTTTGCCAAGGGAGAGAAAGAGAAGGAGGCCACTGAAGCCGGAGCAGACTATGTGGGAGCTGAGGACCTTGTCGAGAAAATCCAGAAGGGATGGCTTGATTTCGACAAGGCTGTTGCCACGCCGGACATGATGGGAGTGGTGGGCAAGCTTGGAAAGATCCTCGGACCGCGCGGTATGATGCCGAATCCCAAGCTTGGTACGGTGACGTTTGATGTAGCCAGGGCGGTTAAGGAAATCAAGGCCGGTAAAGTGGAGTTCAAGGTTGAAAAAGGCGGGATTATTCATATGCCTGTGGGAAAGCTCTCTTTTGACAAGGAGAAGCTTTCCGAGAATGTGAAGTCGGCAATCGATACGATTATCAAGGTCAAGCCCTCCGTTGCAAAGGGGAAATATATAGAGCGCGTTAGCCTTTCCGCCACGATGGGACCCGGTGTCAGAGTGGATATCGGTACAATCACTAAAAAGGCTGCGTAG
- the rpoB gene encoding DNA-directed RNA polymerase subunit beta: MAKVLRERTNFGKVPPLLDVPYLIDFQKNSFERFMQRDVEPDNREEVGLQTAFEGVFPISDYNETATIEFIEYSLGAPKLDHRECLEKGVTYGAPLKIKVRLDLYEFDQENKKVLKESREQEVYIGEIPLMTDTGTFIINGTERVIVSQLHRSPGVFFAPDKTKTHVSGRPLYTARVIPSRGSWLDFEFDTKDLLYVRIDRRRKIPATIVLKALGYSNEELLKIFYPTETITLKDKKNYFRPVTDVLSGIKVKTEITDPKSGEVIVREGGKVSKAALRKLNNAGITEIPITAEEVVGRITLKDIIDPETGEVILESNEPITEEVFQKIVAMGIDSIGLLFMDNVRYLPSLRDTLMTDKVANREQALIEIYKKLRPGEPSTLEAAGELFRGLFFDEKRYDLSPVGRLKINKKLGLDIPLETKVLTDRDIIEIVKYLLLLRTGRGEVDDIDHLGNRRIRGVGELLENQFRIGLMRMERAMKEKMTLTELEEAMPHDVINAKPVMAAVKEFFGSSQLSQFMDQTNPLSEITHKRRLSALGPGGLTRERAGFEVRDVHPTHYGRICPIETPEGPNIGLITSLATYARINEFGFIEVPYRRVKGGKVTEEIDYLTAIDGEQYVIAEATCPIDDNGRLVGEAVPTRLAGDFKMVPPEEVQYMDVSPKQIVGVSASLIPFLENDDANRALMGSNMQRQAVPLLVSEAPLVGTGMESVAARDSGVVVIAQRSGIVEKVDSLRIVVRVTEKGGGVDIYNLVKFSRSNQGTCFNQKPLVTTGDRVKKGDVLADGPSTDLGELALGKNVLVAFMPWGGYNFEDAILISERLVKEDVYTSIHIEQFEVEARETKLGPEEITRDIPNVGEEALNDLDESGIVRIGAEVAPGDILVGKVTPKGESQLTPEEKLLRAIFGEKAEDVKDSSLKVPPGISGTVVDVKIFARKGTKKEAREKLVEEEEIARFQEDLQERIRIYSEVAYSAVRDLFLGQKAAEDVKIPRIKDVICSKGHKITEKHLERIKDQYLKRVKISDSKVQQKIDAYLEEINHTIKGLQKAYDERVERLRKGDELPPGVNKLVKVYIAMKRKVQIGDKMAGRHGNKGVSSMVLPVEDMPYLPDGTPLDIVLNPLGVPSRMNVGQILETHLGWAAKSLGLHIASPVFEGVSEAEIKGLLSKAGLSESGQVALTDGRTGEPFERPVTVGYMYMMKLHHLVDDKVHARSIGPYSLVTQQPLGGKAQFGGQRLGEMEVWALEAYGSAYTLQEFLTVKSDDVQGRGKMYESIVKGDATLDSGVPESFNVLIKELQSLCLDVELLQKKKKS; the protein is encoded by the coding sequence ATGGCTAAGGTGTTGAGAGAAAGGACAAACTTTGGTAAGGTCCCTCCACTGTTGGATGTCCCGTACCTTATAGATTTTCAGAAGAACTCTTTTGAGAGGTTCATGCAGCGGGATGTTGAACCTGACAATAGGGAAGAGGTCGGGCTTCAGACGGCCTTCGAGGGTGTTTTCCCGATATCCGATTACAATGAGACCGCTACTATTGAGTTTATAGAGTATTCCCTTGGAGCACCAAAGCTTGACCACAGGGAATGCCTCGAAAAGGGTGTTACCTATGGCGCCCCTCTCAAGATAAAGGTCCGGCTCGATCTATATGAGTTCGATCAGGAAAACAAGAAGGTGCTTAAGGAGTCACGGGAGCAGGAGGTGTATATAGGCGAGATTCCCCTGATGACGGATACCGGAACGTTTATTATCAATGGTACCGAGAGGGTAATTGTAAGTCAGCTGCACCGTTCGCCGGGCGTGTTCTTTGCTCCCGACAAGACCAAGACCCATGTCAGCGGCAGGCCTCTATATACTGCCCGGGTGATTCCTTCGAGAGGTTCCTGGCTGGACTTCGAGTTTGATACGAAGGATCTGCTCTATGTAAGGATCGACAGGAGGAGGAAGATCCCTGCAACCATCGTCCTTAAGGCACTTGGTTACTCCAATGAAGAACTGCTGAAGATATTTTATCCCACAGAGACCATAACGCTGAAGGATAAGAAGAACTACTTCCGGCCCGTAACGGATGTACTTTCAGGCATAAAGGTAAAGACTGAAATAACGGACCCCAAAAGCGGCGAGGTTATAGTCAGAGAGGGTGGAAAGGTATCAAAGGCTGCCCTGAGAAAGCTGAATAACGCCGGCATTACCGAGATCCCCATAACTGCGGAAGAGGTAGTGGGAAGAATAACCCTGAAGGATATTATAGATCCTGAAACAGGTGAGGTTATTCTGGAGAGCAACGAGCCTATCACCGAGGAGGTATTTCAGAAGATAGTAGCCATGGGTATAGATTCTATCGGGCTGCTTTTCATGGATAACGTCAGGTATCTTCCTTCATTGCGTGATACGCTTATGACCGATAAGGTTGCTAATCGTGAACAGGCACTTATAGAGATATACAAGAAACTGCGACCAGGAGAGCCATCGACGCTTGAGGCTGCGGGGGAGCTGTTTCGTGGTCTCTTCTTCGATGAAAAGCGCTATGACCTGTCACCTGTTGGAAGGCTTAAGATAAACAAGAAACTGGGGCTTGATATTCCTCTTGAAACGAAGGTTCTTACAGACAGGGACATCATAGAGATTGTTAAGTACCTGTTGCTGTTGAGAACCGGCCGGGGAGAGGTTGATGATATCGATCATCTTGGCAACAGGCGTATAAGGGGTGTCGGTGAATTACTGGAAAACCAGTTCAGGATAGGTTTGATGAGGATGGAAAGGGCGATGAAGGAGAAGATGACCCTTACCGAACTCGAAGAGGCTATGCCCCACGATGTGATAAACGCAAAACCGGTTATGGCTGCCGTCAAGGAATTCTTTGGCTCAAGCCAGCTTAGCCAGTTTATGGACCAGACCAATCCCCTTTCGGAAATAACACATAAAAGGAGGTTGAGCGCCCTCGGTCCGGGAGGACTTACAAGGGAGCGTGCAGGGTTTGAGGTAAGGGACGTGCATCCCACGCACTACGGAAGGATATGTCCGATCGAGACCCCGGAGGGCCCCAACATAGGGTTAATAACATCCCTTGCCACATATGCGCGTATTAATGAGTTTGGTTTTATAGAGGTCCCTTACAGGAGGGTGAAGGGCGGAAAGGTTACGGAAGAGATTGATTACCTTACAGCCATAGACGGTGAACAGTATGTGATTGCTGAAGCGACATGCCCTATCGACGACAATGGAAGACTCGTGGGCGAGGCGGTTCCGACAAGGCTTGCAGGTGACTTCAAGATGGTTCCGCCCGAAGAGGTCCAGTATATGGATGTCTCCCCGAAGCAGATAGTCGGAGTTTCAGCGAGCCTTATTCCATTCCTTGAGAACGATGACGCAAACAGGGCCTTGATGGGTTCCAACATGCAGAGACAGGCGGTCCCGCTCCTTGTTTCCGAGGCGCCCCTTGTAGGTACCGGCATGGAGAGCGTGGCTGCAAGGGACTCCGGTGTAGTTGTGATAGCACAAAGGTCGGGGATCGTGGAGAAGGTGGATTCTTTGAGGATTGTCGTAAGGGTAACTGAAAAGGGCGGCGGTGTGGATATCTATAATCTCGTGAAATTCAGCCGTTCCAATCAGGGTACCTGCTTCAACCAGAAACCCCTGGTCACGACCGGGGACCGGGTTAAAAAAGGAGACGTCCTTGCCGACGGTCCGAGCACCGACCTTGGTGAACTTGCACTCGGAAAAAACGTTCTTGTTGCCTTTATGCCCTGGGGTGGATATAACTTCGAGGATGCCATACTCATAAGTGAGAGGCTTGTAAAGGAAGACGTTTATACGTCGATACATATTGAACAGTTCGAGGTTGAGGCCCGGGAAACCAAGCTTGGTCCGGAGGAGATAACCCGTGATATTCCAAACGTTGGAGAAGAGGCGCTTAATGATCTTGATGAAAGCGGGATCGTCCGGATCGGCGCAGAGGTTGCACCCGGGGATATCCTTGTCGGGAAGGTAACCCCTAAGGGAGAATCCCAGCTTACTCCCGAAGAAAAACTGCTCCGTGCAATATTCGGTGAGAAGGCTGAGGATGTGAAGGATTCTTCATTGAAGGTCCCGCCGGGTATATCGGGCACTGTGGTGGATGTCAAGATCTTTGCCAGAAAAGGTACCAAGAAGGAAGCACGTGAAAAGCTGGTTGAGGAAGAGGAAATAGCAAGATTTCAGGAGGACCTCCAGGAGAGGATCAGGATTTACAGCGAGGTTGCCTATTCCGCGGTCAGGGACCTGTTTTTGGGTCAAAAAGCGGCTGAAGATGTCAAGATCCCGAGAATTAAGGATGTTATTTGCAGCAAAGGTCATAAGATAACGGAAAAGCATCTCGAGAGAATAAAGGACCAGTATCTTAAGAGGGTGAAGATCAGCGATTCGAAGGTCCAGCAGAAGATAGATGCCTATCTCGAGGAGATAAACCATACGATCAAGGGTCTCCAGAAGGCCTATGATGAACGCGTGGAGAGGCTGAGAAAGGGAGATGAACTGCCCCCGGGTGTGAATAAGCTTGTTAAGGTCTATATTGCGATGAAGAGGAAGGTCCAGATCGGAGACAAGATGGCGGGCAGACACGGAAACAAGGGTGTCAGTTCAATGGTGCTGCCTGTTGAAGATATGCCTTATCTGCCCGATGGCACGCCGCTTGATATTGTGCTGAATCCCCTTGGTGTCCCTTCGAGGATGAATGTCGGTCAGATTCTGGAAACACATCTCGGCTGGGCGGCAAAGTCCCTCGGCCTTCATATTGCTTCCCCGGTATTCGAGGGGGTAAGCGAGGCTGAAATCAAGGGGTTACTGAGCAAGGCCGGGCTCTCCGAAAGCGGACAGGTAGCCCTGACGGACGGACGGACAGGTGAACCCTTTGAAAGGCCGGTGACTGTTGGGTATATGTATATGATGAAACTTCACCACCTCGTGGACGATAAGGTGCATGCCCGTTCTATCGGGCCATACTCGCTGGTAACCCAGCAGCCCCTTGGCGGCAAGGCCCAGTTTGGAGGCCAGAGGCTTGGTGAGATGGAGGTCTGGGCACTGGAGGCCTATGGTTCGGCCTATACACTGCAGGAGTTCCTTACCGTCAAGAGTGACGACGTTCAGGGCCGCGGTAAGATGTATGAGTCAATCGTTAAGGGTGATGCCACTTTGGACTCAGGGGTTCCTGAATCCTTTAATGTGTTGATTAAGGAGCTTCAGAGCCTCTGCCTGGATGTTGAACTTCTCCAGAAAAAGAAGAAGTCCTGA
- a CDS encoding hypothetical protein (transcription termination/antitermination protein NusG): MAKNWYAVHTYSGFEEKVRASIEDRAKKKGLTDRITKILIPTEKVIELRAGKKHETDKKFYPGYILIEMELDDETWHLVRSIPRVTGFVGGSSPVPLPEEEVDVIIQQIERAPQQPPKTQFETGDNVRITDGPFTNFNGVVDEVDMDHGRLKVMVSIFGRQTPVELNFYQVEKT, from the coding sequence ATGGCAAAGAACTGGTATGCTGTTCATACTTATTCTGGTTTTGAGGAGAAGGTAAGGGCTTCCATAGAGGATCGGGCAAAAAAAAAGGGGCTGACTGACCGGATAACAAAGATACTTATACCTACGGAAAAGGTTATAGAGCTGCGGGCTGGAAAGAAGCACGAAACGGACAAGAAATTCTATCCAGGGTATATACTTATTGAGATGGAACTTGATGATGAGACATGGCACCTTGTACGAAGCATTCCGCGGGTCACGGGTTTTGTGGGAGGGTCAAGCCCTGTCCCCCTACCCGAAGAAGAGGTGGATGTCATCATTCAGCAGATTGAGCGGGCACCTCAACAGCCACCGAAGACGCAGTTCGAAACGGGAGACAACGTAAGGATAACTGACGGTCCTTTTACAAACTTCAATGGTGTTGTTGATGAAGTTGATATGGATCATGGCAGGCTGAAGGTCATGGTCAGTATCTTTGGCAGGCAGACACCTGTGGAACTTAACTTCTACCAGGTGGAGAAGACATAA
- the tuf_1 gene encoding elongation factor Tu: MYFRTTDVTGVVELPEGIEMVMPGDNVNMKVDLITEVAMEDGLRFAIREGGHTVGAGVVTKILE; the protein is encoded by the coding sequence TTGTATTTCAGGACGACGGATGTAACGGGAGTGGTGGAGCTTCCCGAGGGGATAGAGATGGTAATGCCCGGAGACAACGTAAATATGAAGGTGGATCTGATAACCGAGGTAGCGATGGAAGATGGATTGAGATTCGCAATCAGGGAAGGTGGACACACGGTCGGTGCCGGTGTGGTCACCAAGATCCTTGAGTAA